In Podospora pseudoanserina strain CBS 124.78 chromosome 5, whole genome shotgun sequence, a single window of DNA contains:
- a CDS encoding hypothetical protein (EggNog:ENOG503NZF6; CAZy:CE4; COG:S), which yields MSPPPPPSRWPAPYKAAISFTMDNLGEAQDVLNGKWPHPIGTHPAVTNQLPRMLSLLEKHNIKATYFAESWSLSAYPDAIKSLQDAGHEVAWHGYQHEVWKHLSPEAEQENFDKSWEEARKAGIKYEGFRPPGGSINDGTWGLLKEHGVRYVSPLGELGIGKEGVVVLPFEWRGVDAFWYMDKFRGIREDHGEREELENPEEDLKGWLTSKMEEIRQTGGYLSVLFHPFLQTDEKKFAMLEEVLGRIAAKKDVWVAPCREVAEWVRGHSGSFEGGR from the coding sequence atgtcgcccccaccgcccccctcccgctgGCCAGCCCCCTACAAAgcagccatctccttcaccatGGACAACCTAGGCGAAGCCCAAGACGTCCTCAATGGCAAGTGGCCTCACCCCATCGGCACCCACCCGGCAGTCACCAACCAACTCCCGCGCATGCTGTCACTTCTCGAAAAGCACAACATCAAAGCCACGTACTTTGCCGAGTCATGGAGCTTGTCTGCCTACCCTGACGCTATTAAATCACTGCAAGATGCTGGTCACGAAGTAGCTTGGCATGGGTACCAGCATGAAGTCTGGAAGCATCTTTCCCCCGAAGCAGAGCAGGAGAATTTCGATAAGAGCTGGGAGGAAGCAAGGAAAGCTGGTATTAAGTACGAGGGGTTTCGTCCACCTGGGGGGAGTATCAATGATGGGACTTGGGGGTTGCTGAAGGAGCATGGTGTGAGATATGTCTCACCTCTAGGGGAGCTAGGGATTGGGaaagagggggtggtggtgctgccgtttgagtggaggggggtggatgcTTTCTGGTATATGGATAAGTTCAGAGGCATAAGGGAGGATCATGGCGAGAGAGAAGAGCTGGAGAACCCCGAGGAAGAtttgaaggggtggttgacgagtaagatggaggagatcagACAGACGGGTGGATATCTCTCTGTTTTGTTCCATCCGTTTCTACAGACAGACGAAAAGAAGTTTGCcatgttggaggaggtgcttgGGAGGATTGCCGCTAAGAAAGATGTTTGGGTGGCTCCTTGCAGGGAGGTTGCTGAGTGGGTCAGAGGGCATTCTGGTTCGTTcgagggtgggaggtga